Proteins from a single region of Desulfolutivibrio sulfoxidireducens:
- the rpe gene encoding ribulose-phosphate 3-epimerase gives MKEPFILSPSLLSADFGRLAEELDALEDAGLTWVHLDVMDGLFVPNITFGPPIIKRLRQKSRLFFDTHLMIERPERYLAEFRDAGADLICVHAEATAHLERACAEIARLGARPAVALNPATPLSAVEYLLPQLDMVLVMSVNPGFGGQSFIPFCMDKIRDLRAMIRKRGLVTHIQVDGGVTPDNTPALLAAGADILVSGSAFFGHPPYGERLRTFYAAARAEST, from the coding sequence ATGAAAGAACCGTTCATCCTGTCCCCATCCCTTTTGTCCGCCGATTTCGGCCGCCTCGCCGAGGAGCTTGACGCCCTGGAAGATGCGGGCCTGACCTGGGTGCACCTCGACGTCATGGACGGCCTGTTCGTGCCCAACATCACCTTCGGCCCGCCCATCATCAAGCGGCTGCGCCAGAAAAGCCGCCTGTTTTTCGACACCCACCTGATGATCGAGCGGCCCGAACGCTACCTGGCCGAGTTCCGCGACGCCGGGGCCGACCTCATCTGCGTCCACGCCGAGGCCACGGCGCATCTGGAACGGGCCTGCGCCGAAATCGCCCGGCTCGGGGCCAGACCCGCCGTGGCCCTCAACCCGGCCACCCCGCTTTCGGCCGTGGAATACCTCCTGCCGCAACTGGACATGGTGCTGGTGATGAGCGTCAATCCCGGCTTCGGCGGCCAGTCCTTCATCCCCTTTTGCATGGACAAGATCCGCGACCTGCGGGCCATGATCCGGAAACGCGGACTCGTAACGCACATCCAGGTGGACGGCGGGGTCACCCCGGACAACACTCCCGCGCTTCTGGCCGCCGGAGCCGACATCCTGGTCTCCGGGTCGGCCTTTTTCGGCCATCCTCCCTATGGGGAGCGGTTAAGGACCTTTTATGCGGCGGCTCGAGCAGAATCGACCTGA